One Pseudomonas fluorescens genomic region harbors:
- a CDS encoding DUF6710 family protein, translating to MLAVAERGQDALPNLDGAWFFGSAVRDRLFSTSGSRWLGRPLPQNQYVLKLSRDIVLPWPWSLRGYVSALATIGSAKAPVAMSQTSTRPYSRNYQGPWVQDDNHSVHLWLPWGIGFVYGGNHSIAAGILAGEGEVIPEKVYDMSHLLDSLHCDGAYFYETDNGEKVEAVTDVRRAAVFEIGRLMGAQHS from the coding sequence CTGCTAGCGGTAGCTGAACGTGGTCAAGACGCGCTGCCAAACCTTGATGGTGCTTGGTTCTTTGGATCAGCCGTGCGCGACAGATTATTCTCCACCTCTGGATCTCGCTGGCTTGGCCGACCACTTCCCCAAAACCAGTACGTCCTCAAGCTTTCCCGGGATATCGTGCTTCCATGGCCATGGAGTCTCCGAGGTTACGTTTCAGCTCTGGCGACTATTGGCTCCGCCAAAGCACCCGTCGCCATGAGCCAGACATCTACAAGGCCCTACAGCCGTAACTATCAAGGGCCGTGGGTTCAGGACGATAATCATAGTGTGCATCTTTGGTTACCTTGGGGTATCGGTTTTGTATATGGAGGGAATCACTCGATCGCTGCAGGGATTCTGGCTGGAGAGGGTGAGGTCATCCCTGAAAAGGTGTACGACATGAGTCACCTCTTGGACAGCCTTCACTGCGACGGGGCGTATTTCTACGAAACGGACAATGGAGAGAAGGTCGAGGCTGTTACCGACGTAAGGCGCGCTGCAGTTTTTGAGATTGGTAGGCTTATGGGTGCACAACACTCGTGA